One genomic window of Polyodon spathula isolate WHYD16114869_AA chromosome 8, ASM1765450v1, whole genome shotgun sequence includes the following:
- the LOC121319280 gene encoding DNA (cytosine-5)-methyltransferase 3B-like isoform X2: protein MPSTECSSTIVGKGGKMTATAVVNGDASMDSLSESSTDPKITNGHPGNSPLSAGEPPSPASPKLNGGAVTPEVSLTNKPLSCKKRSRRNSDLEDKTLWDSSYNEAKLQRVAGRETTLRQRPPQRTIFQAGLTPCSKARSSTNNPKPKPDPNSCVVQNGTLFSPVSPHVSPTPTLELMEQDSKDSAQSSSTSTSQDTGTPPEYKDNKGFGIGELVWGKIKGFSWWPGIVVSWRMTGKRQASLGMRWLQWFGDGKFSEVSADKLDSFMAFPKYFTQASYNKLASYRRAVFQALEMAADRSGKIFPRCETDSPDDLVKPMLEWANGGFEPKGSEGLNPKGENGSLNHHVLEVNYLEYYPPVKKQKTNLYKNKVGIEEHYSREQMVHEVLKNNRSIEEFCLSCGKARVATFHPLFEGGLCQTCKDIYLEISYMYDDDGYQSYCTVCCGGREVLLCGNANCCRCFCVDCLDILVGPGASENAKVLDPWRCYMCQPVQQYGALKQRHDWSIKLQEFFVNDNGQEFESPKMYTAIPAEQRRPVRVLSLFDGIATGYLVLKDLGFKVDQYIASEVCEDSISVGVVRHEGNIQYVHDVRNITRKQLEEWGPFDLVIGGSPCNDLSIVNPARKGLYEGTGRLFFEFYRLLNAAKPKEGDDRPFFWLFENVVAMGVNDKRDISRFLECNPVMINAIEVSAAHRARYFWGNLPGMNRPLCASGMDKLQLQDCLEHGRIAKFGKVRTITTRSNSIKQGKDQHFPVLMNGKEDILWCTELERIFGFPVHYTDLSNMGRGARQKLLGRSWSVPVIRHLFAPLKDYFACE, encoded by the exons GCTGTTGTGAATGGGGATGCATCCATGGACAGTTTGTCTGAAAGCAGCACTGACCCCAAGATCACTAACGGGCACCCCGGAAACAGCCCCCTTTCAGCAGGAGAACCCCCCTCCCCAGCGAGCCCTAAACTGAACGGGGGCGCTGTCACACCGG AAGTTAGTCTTACAAACAAGCCTCTCAGCTGTAAGAAAAGAAGCAGGAGAAACTCTGACCTGGAGGACAAGACCTTGTGGGATTCCTCCTACAATGAG GCAAAATTGCAGAGAGTCGCTGGCCGGGAGACAACTCTCCGACAGAGACCCCCTCAGCGGACAATATTCCAGGCCGGACTCACACCTTGCAGCAAGGCACGAAGCAGCACAAACAACCCCAAACCGAAACCGGATCCAAACAGCTGTGTG gtgCAGAATGGAACCCTCTTCAGCCCTGTGAGCCCCCATGTCTCTCCTACCCCCACCCTAGAGCTGATGGAACAGGATTCCAAAGACTCTGCTCAGAGCAGCTCCACGTCCACCTCCCAAGACACAGGGACCCCCCCCGAATACAAG GATAATAAAGGCTTTGGGATCGGTGAGCTGGTGTGGGGGAAGATTAAGGGCTTCTCCTGGTGGCCGGGAATTGTGGTGTCCTGGCGGATGACTGGGAAACGACAGGCCTCTCTAGGGATGAGGTGGTTGCAGTGGTTTGGGGATGGCAAGTTTTCCGAG GTTTCAGCAGACAAGCTGGACTCATTCATGGCCTTCCCCAAGTACTTCACCCAAGCTTCGTACAACAAGCTAGCGTCGTACCGGAGAGCTGTCTTTCAAGCACTTGAG ATGGCAGCTGACCGGTCTGGGAAGATATTTCCCCGTTGTGAAACAGACAGCCCTGATGACCTGGTGAAGCCCATGCTGGAGTGGGCTAACGGCGGGTTCGAGCCCAAAGGGTCTGAGGGACTTAACCCTAAAGGAG AGAACGGGTCCCTCAATCACCACGTTCTCGAGGTCAACTACCTAGAGTATTACCCCCCGGTCAAGAAACAGAAAACCAACCTGTACAAAAATAAGGTGGGGATCGAGGAACACTACAGCAGAG AACAAATGGTCCATGAAGTTTTGAAGAATAACAGAAGTATAGAAG AATTCTGCCTATCTTGTGGGAAAGCGAGAGTGGCGACTTTTCATCCGCTTTTTGAAGGAGGCCTTTGCCAAACATGCAAG GATATCTATCTGGAAATCTCCTACATGTATGATGATGACGGGTACCAGTCATACTGCACTGTGTGCTGTGGAGGTCGGGAAGTGTTGCTCTGTGGCAATGCCAACTGCTGTAG GTGTTTCTGTGTCGACTGTCTAGATATCCTAGTGGGTCCTGGGGCCTCAGAGAACGCCAAGGTGCTGGACCCATGGCGATGCTACATGTGCCAGCCAGTCCAACAGTACGGTGCCCTCAAACAGAGACATGACTGGAGCATCAAGCTGCAGGAGTTCTTTGTCAATGACAACGGGCAGGAATTT GAAAGCCCGAAAATGTACACAGCAATTCCTGCAGAGCAGCGACGGCCAGTAAGAGTGCTGTCACTGTTTGACGGCATTGCCACTG ggtatTTAGTTTTAAAGGATCTTGGCTTTAAGGTTGACCAGTACATCGCCTCTGAGGTCTGTGAAGACTCCATTTCAGTGGGAGTGGTCCGACATGAAGGAAACATTCAATATGTGCATGATGTGAGGAACATAACAAGGAAACAA CTTGAAGAGTGGGGTCCTTTTGATCTGGTGATCGGAGGAAGTCCTTGCAATGATCTCTCAATAGTAAACCCAGCCAGAAAGGGTCTGTACG AGGGCACAGGAAGGCTGTTCTTTGAGTTTTACCGTTTGCTGAATGCTGCTAAACCGAAAGAAGGAGACGACAGGCCGTTCTTCTGGCTGTTCGAGAACGTTGTGGCCATGGGGGTCAACGACAAAAGGGATATTTCTCGCTTTCTGGAG TGCAACCCGGTAATGATTAATGCCATCGAGGTGTCAGCCGCACACAGAGCTCGATACTTCTGGGGCAACCTTCCTGGAATGAACAG GCCCCTGTGTGCTTCAGGCATGGACAAGCTTCAGCTTCAGGACTGCCTAGAGCATGGGAGGATAGCAAAG TTCGGAAAGGTGCGTACCATCACGACGCGGTCCAACTCCATCAAGCAGGGCAAAGACCAGCATTTCCCTGTCTTGATGAATGGAAAGGAAGACATCCTGTGGTGCACGGAGCTGGAAAG GATCTTTGGCTTTCCGGTGCACTACACTGACTTATCCAACATGGGCCGGGGCGCGCGACAGAAGCTGCTGGGTCGGTCCTGGAGTGTACCAGTCATCCGACACCTCTTTGCTCCTCTTAAGGACTACTTTGCTTGTGAATAG
- the LOC121319280 gene encoding DNA (cytosine-5)-methyltransferase 3B-like isoform X1, giving the protein MPSTECSSTIVGKGGKMTATAVVNGDASMDSLSESSTDPKITNGHPGNSPLSAGEPPSPASPKLNGGAVTPEVSLTNKPLSCKKRSRRNSDLEDKTLWDSSYNEAVVNGDASMDSLSESSTDPKITNGHPGNSPLSAGEPPSPASPKLNGGAVTPEVSLTNKPLSCKKRSRRNSDLEDKTLWDSSYNEAKLQRVAGRETTLRQRPPQRTIFQAGLTPCSKARSSTNNPKPKPDPNSCVVQNGTLFSPVSPHVSPTPTLELMEQDSKDSAQSSSTSTSQDTGTPPEYKDNKGFGIGELVWGKIKGFSWWPGIVVSWRMTGKRQASLGMRWLQWFGDGKFSEVSADKLDSFMAFPKYFTQASYNKLASYRRAVFQALEMAADRSGKIFPRCETDSPDDLVKPMLEWANGGFEPKGSEGLNPKGENGSLNHHVLEVNYLEYYPPVKKQKTNLYKNKVGIEEHYSREQMVHEVLKNNRSIEEFCLSCGKARVATFHPLFEGGLCQTCKDIYLEISYMYDDDGYQSYCTVCCGGREVLLCGNANCCRCFCVDCLDILVGPGASENAKVLDPWRCYMCQPVQQYGALKQRHDWSIKLQEFFVNDNGQEFESPKMYTAIPAEQRRPVRVLSLFDGIATGYLVLKDLGFKVDQYIASEVCEDSISVGVVRHEGNIQYVHDVRNITRKQLEEWGPFDLVIGGSPCNDLSIVNPARKGLYEGTGRLFFEFYRLLNAAKPKEGDDRPFFWLFENVVAMGVNDKRDISRFLECNPVMINAIEVSAAHRARYFWGNLPGMNRPLCASGMDKLQLQDCLEHGRIAKFGKVRTITTRSNSIKQGKDQHFPVLMNGKEDILWCTELERIFGFPVHYTDLSNMGRGARQKLLGRSWSVPVIRHLFAPLKDYFACE; this is encoded by the exons GCTGTTGTGAATGGGGATGCATCCATGGACAGTTTGTCTGAAAGCAGCACTGACCCCAAGATCACTAACGGGCACCCCGGAAACAGCCCCCTTTCAGCAGGAGAACCCCCCTCCCCAGCGAGCCCTAAACTGAACGGGGGCGCTGTCACACCGG AAGTTAGTCTTACAAACAAGCCTCTCAGCTGTAAGAAAAGAAGCAGGAGAAACTCTGACCTGGAGGACAAGACCTTGTGGGATTCCTCCTACAATGAG GCTGTTGTGAATGGGGATGCATCCATGGACAGTTTGTCTGAAAGCAGCACTGACCCCAAGATCACTAACGGGCACCCCGGAAACAGCCCCCTTTCAGCAGGAGAACCCCCCTCCCCAGCGAGCCCTAAACTGAACGGGGGCGCTGTCACACCGG AAGTTAGTCTTACAAACAAGCCTCTCAGCTGTAAGAAAAGAAGCAGGAGAAACTCTGACCTGGAGGACAAGACCTTGTGGGATTCCTCCTACAATGAG GCAAAATTGCAGAGAGTCGCTGGCCGGGAGACAACTCTCCGACAGAGACCCCCTCAGCGGACAATATTCCAGGCCGGACTCACACCTTGCAGCAAGGCACGAAGCAGCACAAACAACCCCAAACCGAAACCGGATCCAAACAGCTGTGTG gtgCAGAATGGAACCCTCTTCAGCCCTGTGAGCCCCCATGTCTCTCCTACCCCCACCCTAGAGCTGATGGAACAGGATTCCAAAGACTCTGCTCAGAGCAGCTCCACGTCCACCTCCCAAGACACAGGGACCCCCCCCGAATACAAG GATAATAAAGGCTTTGGGATCGGTGAGCTGGTGTGGGGGAAGATTAAGGGCTTCTCCTGGTGGCCGGGAATTGTGGTGTCCTGGCGGATGACTGGGAAACGACAGGCCTCTCTAGGGATGAGGTGGTTGCAGTGGTTTGGGGATGGCAAGTTTTCCGAG GTTTCAGCAGACAAGCTGGACTCATTCATGGCCTTCCCCAAGTACTTCACCCAAGCTTCGTACAACAAGCTAGCGTCGTACCGGAGAGCTGTCTTTCAAGCACTTGAG ATGGCAGCTGACCGGTCTGGGAAGATATTTCCCCGTTGTGAAACAGACAGCCCTGATGACCTGGTGAAGCCCATGCTGGAGTGGGCTAACGGCGGGTTCGAGCCCAAAGGGTCTGAGGGACTTAACCCTAAAGGAG AGAACGGGTCCCTCAATCACCACGTTCTCGAGGTCAACTACCTAGAGTATTACCCCCCGGTCAAGAAACAGAAAACCAACCTGTACAAAAATAAGGTGGGGATCGAGGAACACTACAGCAGAG AACAAATGGTCCATGAAGTTTTGAAGAATAACAGAAGTATAGAAG AATTCTGCCTATCTTGTGGGAAAGCGAGAGTGGCGACTTTTCATCCGCTTTTTGAAGGAGGCCTTTGCCAAACATGCAAG GATATCTATCTGGAAATCTCCTACATGTATGATGATGACGGGTACCAGTCATACTGCACTGTGTGCTGTGGAGGTCGGGAAGTGTTGCTCTGTGGCAATGCCAACTGCTGTAG GTGTTTCTGTGTCGACTGTCTAGATATCCTAGTGGGTCCTGGGGCCTCAGAGAACGCCAAGGTGCTGGACCCATGGCGATGCTACATGTGCCAGCCAGTCCAACAGTACGGTGCCCTCAAACAGAGACATGACTGGAGCATCAAGCTGCAGGAGTTCTTTGTCAATGACAACGGGCAGGAATTT GAAAGCCCGAAAATGTACACAGCAATTCCTGCAGAGCAGCGACGGCCAGTAAGAGTGCTGTCACTGTTTGACGGCATTGCCACTG ggtatTTAGTTTTAAAGGATCTTGGCTTTAAGGTTGACCAGTACATCGCCTCTGAGGTCTGTGAAGACTCCATTTCAGTGGGAGTGGTCCGACATGAAGGAAACATTCAATATGTGCATGATGTGAGGAACATAACAAGGAAACAA CTTGAAGAGTGGGGTCCTTTTGATCTGGTGATCGGAGGAAGTCCTTGCAATGATCTCTCAATAGTAAACCCAGCCAGAAAGGGTCTGTACG AGGGCACAGGAAGGCTGTTCTTTGAGTTTTACCGTTTGCTGAATGCTGCTAAACCGAAAGAAGGAGACGACAGGCCGTTCTTCTGGCTGTTCGAGAACGTTGTGGCCATGGGGGTCAACGACAAAAGGGATATTTCTCGCTTTCTGGAG TGCAACCCGGTAATGATTAATGCCATCGAGGTGTCAGCCGCACACAGAGCTCGATACTTCTGGGGCAACCTTCCTGGAATGAACAG GCCCCTGTGTGCTTCAGGCATGGACAAGCTTCAGCTTCAGGACTGCCTAGAGCATGGGAGGATAGCAAAG TTCGGAAAGGTGCGTACCATCACGACGCGGTCCAACTCCATCAAGCAGGGCAAAGACCAGCATTTCCCTGTCTTGATGAATGGAAAGGAAGACATCCTGTGGTGCACGGAGCTGGAAAG GATCTTTGGCTTTCCGGTGCACTACACTGACTTATCCAACATGGGCCGGGGCGCGCGACAGAAGCTGCTGGGTCGGTCCTGGAGTGTACCAGTCATCCGACACCTCTTTGCTCCTCTTAAGGACTACTTTGCTTGTGAATAG